One Scyliorhinus canicula chromosome 14, sScyCan1.1, whole genome shotgun sequence genomic region harbors:
- the LOC119977619 gene encoding ras-related protein Rab-39A-like has translation MEAIWIYQFRLIVIGDSTVGKSCLLRRFTDGKFNDVSDPTVGVDFFARLVEIEPGKRIKLQLWDTAGQERFRSITRSYYRNSVGGLLVFDITNRRSFEHVRDWLEEAKMHVHPYRIIFLLVGHKCDLATQRKVSKEEAEKLAAVSGMKYIETSAKDSTNVEESFTILTREIYELLKKGNISIQQGWEGVKSGVVPNVVHSSEEAVKPGRRCFC, from the exons ATGGAAGCTATTTGGATCTATCAGTTCCGTCTGATAGTGATCGGCGACTCGACGGTGGGCAAGTCCTGCCTCCTCCGGCGTTTCACCGACGGCAAATTCAACGACGTGTCCGACCCCACGGTCGGCGTGGATTTCTTCGCCAGGCTGGTGGAGATCGAGCCGGGAAAGAGGATCAAGTTGCAGCTGTGGGACACGGCGGGGCAGGAGCGGTTCAG GTCCATAACACGCTCCTACTACCGTAATTCAGTTGGTGGGCTTCTTGTGTTTGATATCACAAATCGGAGATCTTTTGAACATGTACGTGACTGGTTGGAAGAAGCAAAAATGCATGTTCATCCATATCGAATCATATTTCTGCTTGTCGGACACAAATGTGATTTGGCAACCCAAAGGAAAGTTTCAAAGGAGGAGGCGGAGAAACTTGCAGCTGTATCTGGTATGAAATACATAGAGACTTCTGCAAAAGATTCTACAAATGTGGAGGAGTCTTTCACTATTCTAACCCGAGAGATATACGAGCTGCTCAAAAAGGGAAACATATCCATCCAACAAGGGTGGGAAGGTGTTAAGAGTGGTGTGGTTCCTAATGTTGTCCATTCTTCTGAGGAAGCTGTGAAGCCTGGAAGACGGTGCTTTTGCTAA